The SAR202 cluster bacterium genomic sequence GCGGGCGGCGTCGGAGTTTTCGGCGGCGGAGATGGAGGCGTGGGGGGCGAGGGCGCAGAGCTCCTGGGCGGAGGCGTGGGCTTTGGCGGCGTCGCGGGAGCCGAGGGTGACGGGGTGGCCGGCGAGGGCGAATCGGAGGGCGAGGCCGCGGCCTTCGGGGCCGGTGCCGCCGAGGAAGGAGAGCATGGGGACCTCCTGGATAGAATATTTCAGAGAACAAGATGAACAGTGACTGTGATGGCCGTGTTGTTGTGTTTAGGGTTTCACCCATCCTACACCTTCTCCCACGAGGGGAGAAAGGATGACAAGGGAAGCGCTGGCAATTAGATGAGAAGTGACGGCGGTGAACGGCACGTTGAGGTTCTTATACGTCAATGGGGATAACGGTACTATTCGTTTTAATGTGCAACTGGCGCCAGCACAAGGGTGCTACTTGTCTATACCACCCGTTGAAAAATGGAATCGTTCATCGCGTTAGACTGGCCTCAAAGTGCCAGCAAAGGCTTGCCATGCAAGGGCGGACTTGGCAGTAAAACTCAGCAAGATGTAAACTCGCTCGCCGTAAATGTATTCACGCCAGGGACCGACCTTCTTATATTGCAAGACCATGTTCACGGCGAATACATTAAAGAAAAGAAATAGTGAGACAAAAATCCCGTACACGAATCCCGGTGGCCCTCCTTCACCCATGCCTGCTCCTATCAAATACAGGAAAATAGCTACCCACGGGACAATACCAGCTAAAGTACCAAACCAGAATGGGAGCCAATTGGTCTGGTCGGTACGTTGGTTGTGAAATTCCATTACCATTCCGAAGAGGATCATACACACGTTGAGAGTGAAGATTAGGATCAGGCTTGCGACATCATAGATCCCCACTAACATGGCAATTACGACTATCATAAGAGATGCGCTGATCGAATATTCTATCCAACGAGCGTAGTTAATCCCTCTATGCAGGTCTTTGACGTACTTTGGGAACATGATGGGGGATGAAATGACGAAGTGGGCGATGGAAGACAGGAGCAAGAAACCAGCCACTAAGGGACCTAATTCCAACTGGAATAGAGAGTCTTGCCTTGCCTCAAGTTTCCCGGCGGTCTGATTGAACTCCAGGAAGGCAGCTGTCACCGGAAGGCTGAAATCAGTGCTTAGCAGGAGGATGCCTATCCCTTGCCCCAGGTGCAGCAGCCCAGCTAACAGATTGAGTCTTCTTAAGTTCTGAGCCATTGGTTTGAGTTCCAAAGGGCCCTCATTTATTTTACATTGGTTGGTGAGCTATATCGATCCTCAGCTAATGCAGTAATGGCCGTGAATAGTCCACGGAAGATTACGGCATGTGCTGGATACAAGGCATACCAATAAACCAGCCCTGATATCCCTTTGGGGGCGAAAGCCACCGTCTGGTACACAATTGCGCTGTGGTCAGAAATAGGTCTCACTAAGAACTGCAGCCACGCCGAACCCGGAATTTTCATCTCAGCTTTTAATCTGAGCAGGCGCCCTGGCTCAATAACGTCAACACACCAAAATCCCAATGGGTCTCCCTGTTCCAAGACCGTCTTTTGTGGGCTTCGCAGGCGATTGCCCACGCCTCCCAAAAGTCGATCGGCGAGTCCTCGCAACCTCCAAGCCCAATTTGCATAATAGTATCCATGTTCACCACCAAACTCCGATATAACTTGGAAAGTCGCATCCGCAGAGGCAGGGACCTTTCGACTCCACCGTTGGGAAATTACTCCTTCCTTAATACTTGACTTAATAACAGAGCCTCTGCTGTCATCGTTCGCGGAAAAACCCACCCAGAGGTCTTTAACACGACCTGCTTCCAAATCTTGGACGATTGACTTTATTGCAGCCACATAGCCAGTTGGCTTAATGGTTGGGAACAGTTTTTTCGCGCTGGGGTTTTTAACAATAACTTCATTGCGCAGACCTTCTATTAGGGGCTTTGCAATTGAGGCCTGTATGGGCGTAACCCGGTGCACCCAATATGACGACAGGTGCGGAGTGAGAACAGGCACAGGAATAATCCAGCGTCTAAGTCCCCTCAGACGAGCATATACCAGCATCATCTCTCCGTAGCTCAAGATGTCTGCGCCCCCAACTTCAACCACCTGGCTTCCCTCTAGGCGAATTTCTAAAGCGCCCACTAGGTAATTCATTATGTCTTTAATGGAAATAGGCTGCGCACGTGTGTATACCCATCTGGGACATATCATTACCGGAAGTCTCTCGGTGAGATATCTGACTATTTCAAATGAAGCGCTGCCTGAGCCGACAATTACTCCAGCGCGGAATTCAATGACTGGTACCCCACTGTCCCGTAGAGCCTGGCCTGTAGTGTGACGGGACCGCAGATGAGGCGACAGCTCAGAATCCGGGTCCCCAAGGCCGCCGAGGTACACAATTCGCTTAACACCTTCCGCCTTTGCGGTCGTGGAAAAGGTCCTAGGCGCCAGGATGTCTTGCTCTTCAAAATCTCGTCCGCTGCCCAGTGAATGAACAAGGTAATAGGCTGTGTTAACAGATTTCAACGCTGGCGCTAGCGTGTCCGCTTTTAGAACGTCACCCTCATATACCTCCACCTGGGGGAGCCAGGGCGCTCCCCGGAGGCGCTTGGTATCCCTCACAAGGATTCGTACGCGATGCCCAGCCTCGATGAGCTTAGGTACAAGTTGCCCGCCAATATACCCAGTGGCTCCGGTTACAAGTATCAGTGATTGACTGGATTCCATTTATCTAAGATTACTCTCTGAGCGTTACAAATACAATTGTGGGCCAGTCCAGTGGGTTACTCCGCAGGGAATCCCTGAGAACATTCCTTTGAGGGTGCTATTGGGGACACCACAAGAATAGTTTTTATTCACACACCTAAGCAATTATAGCTGGCATAGAGTTTTAGTTGACTACAACAACATGTTGTAGTAGTATTGGCCGCTATGACACAACAGCGACATCTATGCGTGCATTGCGGGTACGAGTTTTACCCTCGAGTTGCGGACCCGAAGAAGTGCCCCAAGTGCCAGAAGGCGTGGCCCTTGAGGGCTCCCGCATCGCAGACACAACCACAATCGAGACAGAAGAAGGAGACGTTAATGGCCGGTGAGATTAAGACAATGGAAGGCGGGACGGTCACATCGCCCAAGGGGTTTGCGGCCGGGGCGGTATATGCGGGACTGAAGACCTACGCCCAGGACAAAGTGGACCTGGGGATACTTATGTCAAAGAGCCCGGCATCGGCGGCGGGAACGTACACGACCAACAAGCTGCGGTCGCCGTCGGTGACGGTGTCGCAGGAGAGAACGGACAAGGGGAAGGCCAGGGCGGTGGTAGTGAACAGCGGCATCGCCAACGCGTGCGTGGGGGAGCAGGGGTATAAGGACGCGGTAGCCATGGCAAAGAAGGCGGCGTCGCACATCGGTGTAAAGGAAGAAGAGGTGCTGACATGCAGCACGGGGCTCATAGGTGTGGAGCTGCCCATGGCGTTGATTAACTCGGGCATCGACAAGATAAAGCTGACCGAGGACGGCGGGCACATGATGGCGCGGGCCATTATCACCACGGACACCCGCACCAAGGAGACGGCGGTGGCCTTCAAGCTGAACGGGAAGACGGTGACGGTGGGGGGCATGGCCAAGGGATCGGGCATGATACACCCCAACATGGCGACGATGCTGGGATTTGTAACCACCGACGCTGAAGTGTCGCCAAGCCTGCTCCGGACGATGCTCAAGGAGGCGGTGGAGGTATCCTTCAACATGATCACGGTGGACGGGGACACCAGCACCAACGACACGGTGCTGTGCCTGGCCAACGGGGCGTCGGGGGCGGGACCTATCGCCAAAGGCAGCGAGGGAGCGAAGCTGTTGCAGAAGGCGCTGACGGAGGTGTGCACCTACCTGGCCAAGGAGATAGCGCGGGACGGCGAGGGCGCGACCAAACTCATCGAGGTCATCGTAGAGGGGGCGAAGTCGGAGGCGGAGGCCCGCAGCGCAGCCCGGACTATTGCCAGCTCAAGCCTGGTGAAAACGGCGGTACACGGCAACGACCCCAACTGGGGCCGGGTGGTGGCGGCGCTGGGCCGGAGCGAGTGCGACGTGGATGAGGGGAAGATTGCGCTGTATATCAATGAGGTCTGCATTATGGAAAGCGGGACGCCCATTGCGTTCCACAAGGACTCGATAGTTGCGTCGATGTCGGGGCCGAACGTGAGCTTCCGGGTGAAGCTGAACCTGGGGAAGGCGTCGGCGACGGCGTGGGGCTGCAACATGAGCGAAGAGTACGTGACATTCAATAGCGCGTACCACACTTAGGCTATGGCAACGGTATCTTGTCTACTTAGGGGTGGCGATGAAAGAAGCCCCGCCCTATCATCCCGACCCCCCTCTCTAACTCTCCCTCCTTCGGCAAGCTCAGGACAGGCTCTCAAGGGGGGAGAGGACCAGATAGGGAGTGCCAGAGGACTGAGGCTAGCCAGATGGAATGTATCCATAGGGATTCACCCCTCATCCTGCGCCTTCTCCCACAAGGGGAGAAGGGATTTCCTTGATGCCAGTCAGTGCTTTCATGCACATCAAACCTTCATTAACGCTAGTCCTCTTAAATGGGTAGAGTATCTGAGAGAGAGTAGCGCTCAACCCTATAGGGAATACTCTCAAGAAGATAGAACTGACATCAGGCTTTGCGGGAATGGATGGAATCCCATTGAATAACCGGAGTGGCCCCATTGTCATTAAGATTGGGGGGAGCACCCTGGGGAGCCACGACACGACTATGGAGGACCTGGCGTGGATGCAGAGGGAGGGGCGTCAGGTGGTGGTGGTGCACGGCGGCGGGAAGGTCATATCGCAGTGGATGGAGAAGCAGGGGACGATACCGAAGTTCATCCGGGGCAACCGAGTGACGGACGGGCCGAGTCTGGAGATAGCGACGGCGGTACTGACGGGGCTGGTGAACAAGCAGCTGGTGGCGTCGCTGACGAAGCTGGGGGTCAGGGCCATAGGGCTGAGCGGCGTCGATGGCGGGCTGCTGGAGTGCAAAATCGCGGACGCGGAACTGGGGTTTGTGGGGGAGGTGGTGAAGGTGGACCCGTGCGTAGTCGATAAGTCGCTGGAGGCGGGGTTTTTGCCGATGATCGCGCCCATTGGCCTTCATGTCAACGACGGGTCTAAGAACGCGGGGTGTTTGCTGAATATCAACGGGGACACAGTGACGGGGGATATCGCGAAGGCGCTGCGGGCGTCGAAACTGATATTTTTGACGGACGTGCCTGGAGTGATGGACTCGGAGGGAAGGGTGGTGCCCCGGATGGGGGGTCGACAGGCGCAGATTTTCATAGGGTCAGGGATAGCGAGGGGAGGGATGATACCTAAGCTGGAGGCGTGCCTGAAGGCGATGCCGTTGGTGTCGGAGGCGGATATCATCGACGGGCGGCAGCCGGGAGCGCTGCGGCGGTGCGTGGAGGGGGAGGCGCTGGGGACGCGGGTGAGGGGGTAAGTGGAGGGGGGAGGATAGGTTAGCTTAAATTAATCATCAATAAGATCAAGACCTAAGAGAACCGACCCAGAGAGACCGATTGACACAGGTATTCCTTTTAGCCGCAACAGGCGCTCTCTAGCAATACCTGATCGAGCGAAGTTAATGCGTCTCTCTTCCCCGTCTATTTTGGCAACTAGCTCTTTGATCATTACCTTCATAATTATTCCAGTAAGCCAAAGCTCAGCGCTCATTTCTTTGCCTCCACTTCTTTTTGTGTCTCCAACGATCAGTGATTACCTGCCTATTCCCGCTAAACGCGAGCATGAAAAACGCCTTAAGATTATAGCAATAACGCTAAGGTATATGCGTACACGAGCACGTATATTGACAATACGTGCTCGGGCTGGCATAAGCTTTAGCAATTTTAGTCTGGTAAAGGAACCATGGCAAACAAAGAGCTGAGGAAACACGCACAAGAACTTTCTCGAGTGGGAGCCTCAAAGGGTGGCTATGCGCGGGCACAAAAAATGACCAATGAGGAAAGACGCGAAAGTGCTAGGTTAGCCGCTCTCACAAGATGGGAAAAGATTAGCCCCGAACGCAGCCTATTAGTAGCAACTGAGAAAATCCCGTGGGCAGTTGCTGAAGGTGAACTTGGATTTCTGGATCGTTTGATACCGTGTGCTGTTCTAGATAACGGCCTTCGAGTACTCACACAGGAAGGTGTGCTAACAGCCCTAGGGAGAGCTGGTAAAGCAAAGGGTGGGGAAGGGGCCTCTACGGGAAACCTTCCCGCTGTATTAAGAGCGCGAAACCTCGCTCCATTCATTACAGACGAGATAAGAGAGGCTACTCGTCCAATAATCTACAAGCCGTTGCTAGGTGGATATTCCTGGGCCGGTGGTCTAAGGGGAATAGCTTATGGATGCCGCTCAGATGCTCTTCCGATGATCTGCAAAGTTTACGTTGATGCTGAAAATTCTGGAGCACTTATAGCTACCCAGAAACACATCGCCGAAGCAGCTCGGAGGCTATCAGAGGCGCTCGCCAATGTAGCGATGGTCGCACTTATCGACGAAGCCACCGGTTACCAATCTATTAGAGCACACAACGAACTTCAGCGTATTTTAGAGGCCTACGTCTTACCTGAACATCGCCCTTGGGTTAGGGCTGTGCCAATTGAATTTACGAAGGAAATCTACCGACTTTGGGGGTGGGATTTAAATGCCGACTCAACGCAAGGCCCTCGTTACGCAGGAAAGCTAATTCGAAAATATATCTACGAGATGCTCCCGAAAGGTGTGCTCGGTGAATTGGATAGACGCAACCCTCCCAATGAAAAGTGGCAGCGACCCAGAAAGCACCATCAATTTTTGACTGTTGAGATGGGATTGGAGCACTTTAAAGCTCAATTATCTGGGGTTATGGCACTCATGCGCGCCTCGGTAGATAAGCACGAGTTTGAGCGATTATTTAGGAGAGCGTATGACAAGGCTTTCCAGACTGAACTCCCATTAGAACTAGACGAGCCTACGAGGGTTGTCGCATTACCTAATCCAGTATCGGCCGTGTAACATTATGAAGGTTCAAAGATCTATTACGTGAACTCCTCTAAAAAGACCAAGACTAGCAAGTACACAGTCGTTCTTCTGGCGGACTCCTCCGGGGGCTATACGGCAGTCGTGCCCGCGTTGCCGGGGTGCGTGACGGAGGGCGAGACGGTGGAAGAGGCGCTAGAGATGGCGAAGGACGCCATAGAGCTTTCCTTAGAGTCGGCGCGGGAACACGATGAGGAAGTTGTGATAGAAGGGGACGGAACGGTTATAGCAACGGTTGAGGCTACCCTGCCTTCTGAGAGCGAGAGGAGAGTTAAGGCTACCAGCGGGAGTTAAAAGAAGCATGCGACCGATCTGGGACGATCAGGACGTTGAGGACGAACCCCTGTGGAGGTACTTCCAGTCGGACCGGCTTCTGGCGGCCCTGCACTCCCGAACCCTCTATTTCGCATCGGCCCGGCAATTCTCTGATCCCTTCGAGGGCGCCGTCGCCGTGCTGCCTCATGACACTCCAAGCGACCCACGCTACTCAGAACTCGAGGGCGCCGACCAAGCATTCGAGGAATTGCGCCGGCTCACGAAGATCAGTTGCTGGCATCGGGCCGACTACGAGTCCGATGCGATGTGGAAGCTCTACGCCGCTACCGGCAAGGGGGTGGCGGTTCGCACGACGACTGAGCGTCTGCGTCGTGGGCTGTTGCCGTTTCGCTTGGCCCCACACTACGGCGAAGAGAAGCCGTACTGGGGTCCAGTCCGCTACGCGGATCTTCATCGTGAACGACTGCGCGTGAGTATGGAACGTAGGTTTTTCTACAAACATCGCGCGTTCGAGTGGGAGCGCGAATACCGAATAGCCATTTCGGTTCGAATGGCCGAGGAGTTCGGGGTTGCTGTGCCAGAGGACGGGATCGAGGTGGGTTTCGACCCCACCGTGCTGATCGAGTCTGTCTATCTGGGACCGGCCCTGACCGAAGCGGAGCGGGCGCGCTTCCGAGAGACGTGTGTTCAGGCCGGCCTGAAATGTCAGTTCGTTACGTCAACGCTTCTCGGAAAACCGCGATACGTGTAGATGGATTCCGTCTAACAACAGGATCTAGGTGACGGCCTTCGCGCCACGCATTATCCTGCGCGTCAGAGGCGCTGGTCCCCCTCAAACATATCCACAACCAGGGCGCCCCAGGTGAAGTTTTTGGCGCCCATGCCTTTGCCGGTGAGGGGGTTGTAGTATTCGCGGAAGCCTTGATGGAGGACCAGGTCCGTGGAGGCTTTGGCGATGACGTCGGCGACGCTTCCGTAGCCGTGGAGCCGCAGGCCTTTAGTGAGATACCAGTTGGTGCTCATCCAGGTGGGGCCTCGCCATAGGTAATGGTCGGAGGAGGGATGGAAGGAGGGCTCGCGGGCGGAGACGGAGGGGACGGGGTATCGGAGCCAGTATTCGTTGGGGTTGAGGATATGCTCTTTGACCAGACGCCCGGCGGACTCTTTAGGGAGGTGGGGGAGGATGAGGGGGAAGAGGGAGGTGACGGTGCTGGCGCGGAGGGGCGTCTCATGGCGGCCTGAGAGGTCGAAGTAGAGGCCGGTCTTGGGGTCGAGGCACCTGGTGAGGATAGCCTGCTCGGTGCGCTGGGCCAGCTTGTCCCAGGCGTCGGACTTACTGGTGTCGCCGACGACCCGGTATAGATGGGACAGGCTGTACGTGGCCTGGGCGTAGATACAGTTGACCAGGACATCTTCCACGCTGAAGGGCTGGGCGCGCTTCATGTGGTGGCCGTTGAAGCCGTGGCGCATATTCCAGAAGTCCAGGCGTCGGAGGGCGAACTCCAGGGAGGCGCGGTGCATGGGCGTCTTGTTGGAGATGCCGAGGACGGGGTCGTAGGATGGCTTATGGTCTACGCCGGACTCGTAGGGGGAGATGATGGAGATGAGGCCGTCGCCGTCAGGGTCGCGATGGGCGTCGAGCCATCGATGGTATAGGTCTACGCGGGGGAGCATTTCGTTGAGGAAGGCGGTGTCCTCGGTGGCCTGGAAGACGCGCTGGAGGGCGTAGGCGAGGACTGGCGGCTGGATAATGCCGCTGTGTCGAGGGCGGAGGCTGGGCCTGCTCTCCAGGTAGGCCCAGATTTCCAGGAAGGGCTTGCCGCCCCAGAAGATGATGTGGCCCATGAAGCCGTCAGGCTCCTGGGCAGAGACCAGGGAGAGGAGTTCTTCTTTGGCCTGTCTGGGGTCAAGGTGGGAGAGGGCGATGGCGTGGAAACAGGAGTCCCAGAACCACTGCCACTTGTACTTTGTCGGCGAAGGACAGGTGAAGTTATAGGTGCGATGGTATCGCGGGTCAATGCCCTGGCGCCGATTATGGAGGAGGGTGTCCAGGGCGGCGCGCCGGACCTCAATGTTGACGGAGTTGGGGGAAATGGAGGGAACGGGGCTGTCCATGTTTAGGCAGCGCTCTTGCGGATTCTAGCGCCGGCCATAGCGGGGCCGGACAAAGATTTTTGCAACACTATAGAAGCTTATCATGTAAAAAGGACCAGGCGCAGAGATAATAGGTTAGTGATTAGAGATAGAATAGCTCAGATATTAATTCTACGAGATGGACAAGGCTTCAGATGCGATTTGAAGATTTACAGCCAGCGTTTGAGGCTGGGAGAGCGCCGATATTGCCACTGGAGGGCCGGTACAAGGGCAGGCTTCTGGCTTTAAGGGTCTTGCCGGGCTTTACGCAACTTATAGGGCTGGCGACCCGGCTGTACATGCCCTGGCGGGGAAAGGCGTTCGAGGCCGAGCAGGGCACTGGCTACAACATATTCTCTCGCAGCGCGCTATTGCCTTCCTATTTTCTCTGGCCGACGTATCGCGGGTATCGGAATGACGGCCCTACAACCTTTCGCTCCTTTTATTTTAAGACGTGGACGGGGACTGGGCTGATGGACCCGAGGACGCAGGTGCTGAAGATTGAGTACGCAGGGATGAAAAACCCGAAACTGAGCATTAGCCGGGTGCTGGATGAGGTGGTGGAGACGGAGGAGGGCCGGCTGCTGGGGAAGGCGCATTTGAAGTGGTGGTTTGGCGGGTGGCAGACGGTGGCGTTCTTTGAGATGGAGAAGTGGTGATGGTGGGACTCTTAGACGCTGCGTCCCAGCGGGTCAGGGCGCTATCGAACAGGATGGGCACGGATGTGTGGTGGCGCCGGTGCATATCGGCGGCGCTGATTAACGGGGTGGTGTGGCTTACGCCGCCGCCTATTCACCTGATATCCCTGTTCATGCCGTTCTTTAGCGGGTATTCGATAGCTTTGTCGCGCACGACGAAAGGGCTGGTGGAATCGCTGCAGATTGGGGTGGTGATGGGGATGACGCTGGGGGGCGCGGCGATGGCGGCGGGGCTGGCTACGATTGGGGTCATATCCTGGCTCCTGTCTGGGATACCGACGATTTATTTAATCGTAGCCGTGTCTATAGGAGGAGGCATTGGGATTTACACGGGGACTGCGGCGTGCGCGGGGGCGCTGGTGGCGGCGGGACGAGAAAGGGCGAGGTAACCTCGCCCCTACATTGCGGGGAAGCGTGGTTACGGAAGATTGAGCGAGGGTTGTAATGGGACCAGATCCCTCGACTACGTGCCGACGAGTACACCGTTACTACGCTCGGAGTGACAATCACACTTGTTTGTTATCCGCCACCGGCCTCAACCAACGCTAGGTATTAGATAACGTTAGAGGTTTTCTTCGGCGAAAGCGAGGGTGCGGTCCAGGATATCGAGCACCTGGTCTAGCTCGCTTTCGCTGATGGTGAGAGGTGGGTGGATGGAGAAGTTGGCACCTCGCGTGACCATGAAGAGGCCGTTGTCCAACATGAACCGGCTCATCTTCTTGCCTAGCTCCAGGCCTAGAGGTTGGTGAACGTCACCGTCTTTGCCCAAATCGACGGCGGCCAGCATGCCGATGGAGCGTACATCGGCGACGACGGAGTAGCGGCGGAGAGCGTGGAGGCCGTCGCGGAGGCGGTAGCCCATCTTTTCGGCGCGCTCCACCAGGCCTTCACGCTCGACGATTTCCAGGTTGGTGAGGGCGGCTATGGTGGAGGCAGGATGGGCGGCCAGGGTAGGGCTGTGGCGGAGATTTTTGGAGCGGTCGCCGCGGAAGCCATCCTGGACCTTGGGAGAGGTGAGGACTGCGCCGATGGGGAGGTAGCCGCCGCCTAGAGTCTTGCCGAAGACCATAATGTCCGTCTCAAGGCTAGCGTGGAGGGAGCCGAACCATTTGCCGGTGCGGCCAAAGGCGGTGACAACCTCGTCGGCGATGATGAGGATGTTGTGCTTGCGACAGAGGTCCTGGACGATGCGCCAGTACTCGGGCGGCTGGGCGACGGCGCCCTTTTCCACGGGTTCGACGATAAAGGCGGCGATGGAGTCGGGGCCGTGGTATCGGACGGTATCCTCGATGGCGCGGGCGCAACCGAGATTGCACTGGTCGGCGCAGAACTGGCATCGCGAAGGGTTGGCCTCGGGCACCATGACGCCCATGGGGTGCATCGGCTCAAACATAGGGGAGCGGATGACGGGGTCGCCGCTGACGGCCATGGCGCCCCAGGTGAAGCCGTGGAAAGAGAAGTCGCGATAGAGAACTTTGTACTTCTGGGGGTTGCCGGTCTGGGCGTGGTACTGTCGCGCCATCTTAAGAGCGGCCTCGACGGACTCGGTGCCGGAGGTGGTGAAGAGGGTGCGGTCGAGGTCGCCAGGGGACAGCTCCGCCAGCTTGGCGGCGAGCTTGACGGTGGGAGGAGTGGAGAAGGGGATCATGCCGGAGCCGGCGAACTCGACAGCCGACATCTGCTTATAGACGGCGGCGGCGATCTCCTGTCGAGCATGGCCGACGAGGGTACAGTGGGACATGGAGGTGGCGTCCAGGTAGGCCTTGCCGTTGGAGTCGTAGACGTAGGAGCCCTGGCCTCCGACGATGATGCCGAGGTAGTCGGGGTCGTCCAGGTCGTTGAGCTGGGTGTGGGGCGTCCAGATGTGTTTTCGGCCAAGGCGCTGGAGTTCGGCGAAGGAGGGTTCGGGCATGGGGGCCTCCTGGGAGGGGGTGAGGGGGATTATGGGGCAAGGAGGGTAAAGTGGACAACAGCAAGGCGAAATAATATAGTCAAAGCCTGCTTTTACATGTGCTGATATAGGGTGATGTTTTACCCTACCGCACACTTCAGTGTGCGGCATAGGTTTTGTCGGCAGGTTCGGGCTAACAAAGGGAAGGACTGGATTCCGGCTTTCGCCGGAATGATGCGAAAAGGAAGGAGGCCAGAGGTGGCAACGGACTGGATAGGGATTGAGAAGAAGTATTACGCGCAGACGGTGCGCCGCCAACCCATTGTGATTATTAGGGGGCAGGGGACGAAGGTGTGGGACGCCAACGATAAAGAGTACCTGGACTTCACAGCCGGCTGGGCGGTGAACCAGCTGGGGCACTGCCACCCGGCGCTGCAGGAGGCGATGCGAGAGCAGGGCGCGCTGCTGATGCAGACGTCCAACCAGTTCTACACGGTGCCGCAGCTGCAACTGGCGCAGATACTAATCGACAATTCGTGCATGGACAGGGTGTTCTTCGGGAACAGCGGGGCGGAGGCCAACGAGGGGGCGCTGAAGCTGGCGCGTCGATGGGGGAAGAAGAACCGGAACGGGGCCTTCGAGGTCATCACAGCCTACAACTCGTTCCACGGTCGGACGATGTCGACGGTGGCGGCCACGGGGCAACCCCACTACCAGGAGGCGTTTCAGCCGCTGCAGCCGGGGTTCAAGCACGTCGAGTTTAACAACGTCGAGGCCATTATGGAGGCGACGACGGAGAAGACGGCGGCGGTGCTCCTGGAGCCGATACAGGGCGAGGGCGGGGTTAACATGCCGTCGGAGGACTATTTGAAGCGGGTGAGGGAGTGGTGCGACAAGCAGAACCTGCTGCTGATACTGGATGAAATACAGACGGGGATGGGCCGGCTGGGGAGCCTGTACGGCTACCAGGAGTATGGCATTGAGCCGGACGTTATTACCCTGGCGAAGGGACTGGGCGGCGGGCTGCCCATCGGGGCGTTTATGTCGACGGAGAAGGCGTTCGCACTGGAGTATGGGGACCACGGGTCGACGTTCGGGGGGAACGCTTTCACGACGGCGGTGGCTTACGCCAACGTGAAGTACATCATCGACCACAAGGTGCCGTCGAACGCCAAGGCCATGGGGTCGCACCTGATGAAGCGGCTGAACGAGCTGAAGAAGCGGCACTCGTTTATAAGCGAGGTTCGTGGAAGGGGGCTGCTGGTGGCGGTGCAGTTCGACAAGGACATGGCAGCGTCGGCGCTGGCGAAGTGCAACGAGGCGGGGGTGCTGTTCAACATGGTGCGGCCAAATACGCTGCGGTTGATGCCGCCGCTGAATATAACGGCGTCGGAGATTGATGAGGGGGTGTCGAGGTTTGAGAAGGCGTTGAAGGGGCTGTAGGGGGGAAGTAAAGCGAGTCGTGGCAGCAGACACGGCGATTAGATCCTTCGACTGCGTCGGAATA encodes the following:
- the argB gene encoding acetylglutamate kinase, translating into MDGIPLNNRSGPIVIKIGGSTLGSHDTTMEDLAWMQREGRQVVVVHGGGKVISQWMEKQGTIPKFIRGNRVTDGPSLEIATAVLTGLVNKQLVASLTKLGVRAIGLSGVDGGLLECKIADAELGFVGEVVKVDPCVVDKSLEAGFLPMIAPIGLHVNDGSKNAGCLLNINGDTVTGDIAKALRASKLIFLTDVPGVMDSEGRVVPRMGGRQAQIFIGSGIARGGMIPKLEACLKAMPLVSEADIIDGRQPGALRRCVEGEALGTRVRG
- a CDS encoding type II toxin-antitoxin system HicB family antitoxin is translated as MADSSGGYTAVVPALPGCVTEGETVEEALEMAKDAIELSLESAREHDEEVVIEGDGTVIATVEATLPSESERRVKATSGS
- a CDS encoding DUF2971 domain-containing protein, which produces MRPIWDDQDVEDEPLWRYFQSDRLLAALHSRTLYFASARQFSDPFEGAVAVLPHDTPSDPRYSELEGADQAFEELRRLTKISCWHRADYESDAMWKLYAATGKGVAVRTTTERLRRGLLPFRLAPHYGEEKPYWGPVRYADLHRERLRVSMERRFFYKHRAFEWEREYRIAISVRMAEEFGVAVPEDGIEVGFDPTVLIESVYLGPALTEAERARFRETCVQAGLKCQFVTSTLLGKPRYV
- a CDS encoding SDR family oxidoreductase translates to MESSQSLILVTGATGYIGGQLVPKLIEAGHRVRILVRDTKRLRGAPWLPQVEVYEGDVLKADTLAPALKSVNTAYYLVHSLGSGRDFEEQDILAPRTFSTTAKAEGVKRIVYLGGLGDPDSELSPHLRSRHTTGQALRDSGVPVIEFRAGVIVGSGSASFEIVRYLTERLPVMICPRWVYTRAQPISIKDIMNYLVGALEIRLEGSQVVEVGGADILSYGEMMLVYARLRGLRRWIIPVPVLTPHLSSYWVHRVTPIQASIAKPLIEGLRNEVIVKNPSAKKLFPTIKPTGYVAAIKSIVQDLEAGRVKDLWVGFSANDDSRGSVIKSSIKEGVISQRWSRKVPASADATFQVISEFGGEHGYYYANWAWRLRGLADRLLGGVGNRLRSPQKTVLEQGDPLGFWCVDVIEPGRLLRLKAEMKIPGSAWLQFLVRPISDHSAIVYQTVAFAPKGISGLVYWYALYPAHAVIFRGLFTAITALAEDRYSSPTNVK
- a CDS encoding aspartate aminotransferase family protein, which codes for MPHTEVCGRVKHHPISAHVKAGFDYIISPCCCPLYPPCPIIPLTPSQEAPMPEPSFAELQRLGRKHIWTPHTQLNDLDDPDYLGIIVGGQGSYVYDSNGKAYLDATSMSHCTLVGHARQEIAAAVYKQMSAVEFAGSGMIPFSTPPTVKLAAKLAELSPGDLDRTLFTTSGTESVEAALKMARQYHAQTGNPQKYKVLYRDFSFHGFTWGAMAVSGDPVIRSPMFEPMHPMGVMVPEANPSRCQFCADQCNLGCARAIEDTVRYHGPDSIAAFIVEPVEKGAVAQPPEYWRIVQDLCRKHNILIIADEVVTAFGRTGKWFGSLHASLETDIMVFGKTLGGGYLPIGAVLTSPKVQDGFRGDRSKNLRHSPTLAAHPASTIAALTNLEIVEREGLVERAEKMGYRLRDGLHALRRYSVVADVRSIGMLAAVDLGKDGDVHQPLGLELGKKMSRFMLDNGLFMVTRGANFSIHPPLTISESELDQVLDILDRTLAFAEENL
- the argJ gene encoding bifunctional glutamate N-acetyltransferase/amino-acid acetyltransferase ArgJ; this encodes MEGGTVTSPKGFAAGAVYAGLKTYAQDKVDLGILMSKSPASAAGTYTTNKLRSPSVTVSQERTDKGKARAVVVNSGIANACVGEQGYKDAVAMAKKAASHIGVKEEEVLTCSTGLIGVELPMALINSGIDKIKLTEDGGHMMARAIITTDTRTKETAVAFKLNGKTVTVGGMAKGSGMIHPNMATMLGFVTTDAEVSPSLLRTMLKEAVEVSFNMITVDGDTSTNDTVLCLANGASGAGPIAKGSEGAKLLQKALTEVCTYLAKEIARDGEGATKLIEVIVEGAKSEAEARSAARTIASSSLVKTAVHGNDPNWGRVVAALGRSECDVDEGKIALYINEVCIMESGTPIAFHKDSIVASMSGPNVSFRVKLNLGKASATAWGCNMSEEYVTFNSAYHT